Within the Periplaneta americana isolate PAMFEO1 chromosome 6, P.americana_PAMFEO1_priV1, whole genome shotgun sequence genome, the region TTCGTCGATGGGATGATACATGGCAGGTTGTGGAGATGGCTGGACATGGTGATTTAGTTCTAGTGTCTGTTGAACATTTTAGAAGTGATATTTTTCCAGGTTATAAAAGTGTCGGATATAGAGGTGGAAACACTGCTTTCCATACAGATGGTGCTCTTGTACATACTTTTGTGAAAAGGGAACCGCTTTATTCTAGTATGGAAGTGGATGTATTATCACAGTGTCTagaaaatcaaatattaaaaacagaaTTTGGAAATTTGACATGTTCAGGTATCTATAGTCACATGTAcaatatgaatcctatacaagagAAGGGCTCTGCACTGCATTACTTATGGGAGCAATTGAGACATTTTGTTCAGTGTAATGTGTCTACAGCTACCAAAATCAGTTGTATCTCTGATGCTCATATATCGCTATACACAGACACACCAACTGGTGGACCTGTGTGCTatacaaaggaaaataaaaaatgttatttgcGTCATTCACTTTTAGATAAGCTTGACGAAGTTTTTATGTTGAGAAATACAGATTCAGATGAAATTATTATGTTTCCAGGAATGGTTTTCAATGAATTAGGGGAAGATTTTTCATGTGCACCAGTATATTGTCACGTTTTGCTAACAGGACATAGAGTATCTTATATTGTGGAACAATTTTGTAGAAAAGTTCTTCAGTTATTTAAAAAAGATTACATGTATGTATCTGTATCCAATTCTGAAAAAGATTCAACTCTGGATCAAATATTCACATCCACAAGAGATGTAGTTATCAACAGTAATGGTGCATTAAAAGAGTTATTGAATAAAATGCAGACTCTGATTGCAAAAGAATTTGCAGGTGGTGTTGGAGGCAATGAAGATTCCAGTAGTGTTTCAGTATGTGTGATATATCTCAATAAACTTGCAGAACTGTTGTTTGATGTTACTAATTGGAGGCAATTATGGGTGAAAAAATCTTCAGTTATTTTAGATAAGAATATTCCAGTGTTAAAACATGCCTGTTTTGAATCCATAATGTACACATTTGATATATGTTTCTCTGACAATCCTAACTTTAAAGAAGATAAGTTCTATACCATGTTATGGAACATGGCTGCTGACATAATTATTGATGTAAAATTATTGGATGTTTATGAATCTCCAGATGGCTGGCGTAGTCGATGTTACAGAATCACATATCAGTCATATTATAAAGCTTTGTCAAGGAAAAAAGCCATTCACATCCAGGAAAATGTTATAGGAAAAATGTTACATGTAAAATTTGGAGTTCTCATAAAATAATTCAGTCTTTcgttatttcaataaaattatagcctatttgttttgtattttcattCTATATTTTTCGATTTATTTCCATTAATCCATTTGTGCCCAGAACTCTAAACTTTGTAAATTTTTGCTTAAAATACATTATAagctatttacttacttact harbors:
- the LOC138701363 gene encoding ferredoxin-fold anticodon-binding domain-containing protein 1-like; translated protein: MHPDTFSTGDLILLVGEGNFSFAVGLVNLNLPITVTASCLESDVMPKETEENIAYLKQKDVRVLLDVDATKMDHHPVLKNEKFSKIIFNFPHTGGKMKIHLNRDLLKRFFISSSELIHVDGKILVSLCKGQGGTRADKPVRRWDDTWQVVEMAGHGDLVLVSVEHFRSDIFPGYKSVGYRGGNTAFHTDGALVHTFVKREPLYSSMEVDVLSQCLENQILKTEFGNLTCSGIYSHMYNMNPIQEKGSALHYLWEQLRHFVQCNVSTATKISCISDAHISLYTDTPTGGPVCYTKENKKCYLRHSLLDKLDEVFMLRNTDSDEIIMFPGMVFNELGEDFSCAPVYCHVLLTGHRVSYIVEQFCRKVLQLFKKDYMYVSVSNSEKDSTLDQIFTSTRDVVINSNGALKELLNKMQTLIAKEFAGGVGGNEDSSSVSVCVIYLNKLAELLFDVTNWRQLWVKKSSVILDKNIPVLKHACFESIMYTFDICFSDNPNFKEDKFYTMLWNMAADIIIDVKLLDVYESPDGWRSRCYRITYQSYYKALSRKKAIHIQENVIGKMLHVKFGVLIK